The following are from one region of the Cyanobium gracile PCC 6307 genome:
- a CDS encoding BolA family protein, with protein MVQPEQVKDAILRALPDAAVEVEDLTGGGDHLQVKVVSGAFAGLNRVRQHQLVYGALRSELASEAIHALALQTSLPS; from the coding sequence ATGGTGCAACCGGAGCAGGTCAAGGACGCGATCCTGCGCGCGCTCCCCGATGCCGCCGTTGAGGTGGAGGATCTCACCGGGGGCGGCGACCACCTGCAGGTGAAGGTGGTGTCCGGTGCCTTCGCGGGCCTCAACCGGGTGCGCCAGCACCAGCTCGTCTACGGCGCCCTGCGCAGCGAGCTGGCCAGCGAGGCGATCCACGCCCTGGCCCTGCAGACCTCCCTTCCTTCCTGA
- the crtH gene encoding carotenoid isomerase yields the protein MTVTVPSSAAAPLTAADGRPWDVVVIGSGIGGLVTASQLAAKGASVLVLERYLIPGGSGGSFRREGYTFDVGASMIFGFGETGHTNLLTRALADVGEHCETIPDPAQLAYHLPGGLSVAVDRDYDRFLADLTALFPHEATGIRAFYDTCWQVFRCLDAMPLLSLEDPAYLAKVFFRAPLACLGLARWLPVNVGAVARAHISDPALLKFIDMECFCWSVMPADRTPMINAGMVFSDRHAGGINYPKGGVGVIAEKLVAGLRSHGGEIRYRARVVKVLLENGHAVGVRLAAGEEIHARRVVSNATRWDTFGSLVDEAHTPAAERTWRRRYKPSSSFLSLHLGVKAEAIPPGSHVHHLLLERWEEMEAEQGVIFVSIPTLLDPSLAPAGHHIVHTFTPSSMEVWQGLAPGAYRAAKEAAATRLIRRLEAILPGLEGAITHREIGTPRSHRRFLGRHGGSYGPVPALRLPGLLPMPFNRTAIPDLYCVGDSCFPGQGLNAVAFSGFACAHRIGADLGLNPWNLPA from the coding sequence GTGACCGTCACCGTCCCTTCCTCCGCCGCCGCCCCCCTCACCGCGGCCGATGGCCGCCCCTGGGACGTGGTCGTGATCGGCTCGGGGATCGGCGGGCTGGTCACCGCCAGCCAGCTGGCGGCCAAGGGGGCCTCGGTGCTGGTGCTGGAGCGCTACCTGATCCCCGGCGGCAGCGGCGGCAGCTTCCGCCGCGAGGGCTACACCTTCGACGTCGGCGCCTCGATGATCTTCGGCTTCGGCGAGACGGGCCACACCAACCTGCTCACCCGGGCCCTCGCCGACGTGGGCGAGCACTGCGAGACGATCCCCGACCCGGCCCAGCTGGCCTACCACCTGCCCGGCGGCCTGTCGGTGGCGGTCGACCGCGACTACGACCGCTTTCTGGCCGATCTCACCGCTCTCTTTCCCCATGAGGCCACGGGGATCCGCGCCTTCTACGACACCTGCTGGCAGGTGTTCCGCTGCCTCGACGCGATGCCGCTGCTGTCGCTGGAGGACCCGGCCTACCTGGCCAAGGTATTCTTCCGCGCGCCCCTGGCCTGCCTGGGCCTGGCCCGCTGGCTGCCGGTGAATGTGGGCGCGGTGGCCCGCGCCCACATCAGCGATCCGGCGCTGCTGAAGTTCATCGACATGGAGTGCTTCTGCTGGTCGGTGATGCCCGCCGATCGCACGCCGATGATCAACGCCGGCATGGTGTTCTCCGATCGCCACGCCGGCGGCATCAACTACCCCAAAGGCGGCGTCGGGGTGATCGCCGAGAAGCTGGTGGCGGGCCTGCGAAGTCACGGCGGCGAGATCCGCTACCGGGCGCGGGTGGTGAAGGTGCTGCTGGAGAACGGCCATGCCGTGGGGGTGCGGCTGGCAGCCGGCGAGGAGATCCACGCCCGCCGGGTGGTGAGCAACGCCACCCGCTGGGACACCTTCGGCTCCCTGGTGGACGAGGCCCACACCCCGGCGGCCGAGCGCACCTGGCGGCGGCGCTACAAGCCGTCCTCCTCGTTCCTCTCCCTGCACCTGGGCGTGAAGGCGGAGGCGATCCCGCCGGGCAGCCATGTCCACCACCTGCTGCTGGAGCGCTGGGAGGAGATGGAGGCCGAGCAGGGGGTGATCTTCGTCTCGATTCCCACCCTGCTGGATCCCTCCCTGGCCCCGGCCGGCCACCACATCGTGCACACCTTCACCCCATCGTCGATGGAGGTCTGGCAGGGGCTGGCGCCGGGGGCCTACCGGGCCGCCAAGGAGGCCGCCGCCACCCGCCTCATCCGCCGCCTGGAGGCGATCCTGCCGGGCCTGGAAGGAGCGATCACCCACCGGGAGATCGGCACCCCCCGCAGCCACCGCCGCTTCCTGGGCCGCCACGGCGGCAGCTACGGACCGGTGCCGGCCCTGCGGCTGCCCGGCCTGCTGCCGATGCCCTTCAACCGCACCGCCATCCCCGATCTCTACTGCGTCGGCGATTCCTGCTTCCCTGGCCAGGGGCTGAACGCGGTGGCCTTCAGCGGCTTCGCCTGTGCCCACCGCATCGGCGCCGACCTGGGCCTCAATCCCTGGAACCTGCCGGCCTGA
- a CDS encoding gamma carbonic anhydrase family protein: MTSPDAWPSRWDAPRIDAAAWVAPSAVVIGDVHLAAGASLWPTAVARGDVCAIAVGEGSNVQDGAVLHGDPGQPVTIGADVTIGHRAVVHGATLEDGCLIGIGAIVLNGVTVGAGALVAAGSVVTRDVPAGALVMGAPAVVKRQLDAAAIEAQRQHAHRYRQLAEVHAGLR, encoded by the coding sequence ATGACCAGCCCCGACGCCTGGCCCAGCCGCTGGGACGCCCCCCGCATCGACGCTGCCGCCTGGGTGGCCCCGTCGGCGGTGGTGATCGGCGATGTGCACCTGGCGGCGGGGGCCAGCCTCTGGCCCACCGCGGTGGCCCGGGGGGATGTCTGCGCGATCGCCGTGGGGGAGGGCAGCAACGTCCAGGACGGCGCCGTGCTGCACGGGGATCCGGGCCAGCCCGTGACCATCGGCGCCGATGTGACCATCGGCCACCGGGCCGTGGTCCATGGCGCCACGCTGGAGGACGGCTGCCTGATCGGCATCGGCGCCATCGTGCTCAACGGCGTCACAGTGGGGGCCGGGGCCCTGGTGGCGGCCGGCTCGGTGGTCACCCGCGACGTGCCCGCCGGCGCCCTGGTGATGGGGGCTCCAGCGGTGGTGAAACGGCAGCTGGATGCCGCCGCGATCGAGGCCCAGCGCCAGCACGCCCACCGCTACCGCCAGCTGGCTGAGGTTCACGCTGGACTCCGTTAG
- the relB gene encoding type II toxin-antitoxin system RelB family antitoxin produces the protein MATSVRLDPATEARLDRLASETGRTKAFYLRELIEQGLDDLEDAYFGAATVERMRLGQERTYCLDEVVKELGLDTPDL, from the coding sequence ATGGCCACCTCCGTCCGCCTGGACCCGGCAACAGAGGCGCGGCTGGATCGGCTGGCCTCCGAAACAGGGCGGACCAAGGCCTTCTATCTGCGGGAGCTGATTGAGCAGGGCCTGGACGACCTGGAGGATGCCTACTTCGGCGCCGCCACCGTGGAACGGATGCGCCTGGGACAGGAAAGGACCTACTGCCTCGATGAGGTGGTGAAAGAACTTGGCCTGGACACTCCGGATCTCTGA
- a CDS encoding nitrilase-related carbon-nitrogen hydrolase, with product MQPVNGVGVGLLNSYEAEFPELTRRLALEGAWLVLIPTAADAWAELSTGERTDKPYPDVSRTLIPAHAFQNGCFVAYANRCVEETVNGRVMAAYLGNSVICGPHGDLLAAARPEPTLLIADCRPREYGPTHSAAA from the coding sequence GTGCAGCCGGTGAACGGGGTGGGGGTGGGCCTGCTCAACAGCTACGAGGCCGAGTTCCCCGAGCTCACCCGGCGGCTGGCGCTGGAGGGGGCGTGGCTGGTCCTGATCCCCACGGCCGCCGATGCCTGGGCCGAGCTGAGCACCGGCGAGCGCACCGACAAGCCCTACCCGGACGTGTCCCGCACCCTGATCCCCGCCCATGCCTTTCAGAACGGCTGCTTCGTGGCCTACGCCAACCGCTGCGTCGAGGAGACGGTGAACGGGCGTGTGATGGCGGCCTACCTGGGCAACAGCGTCATCTGCGGCCCCCATGGCGATCTGCTGGCGGCGGCCCGGCCAGAGCCCACCCTGCTGATCGCCGACTGCCGGCCCCGAGAATACGGGCCCACCCACTCCGCCGCCGCCTGA
- a CDS encoding type II toxin-antitoxin system RelE family toxin: MAWTLRISETARRQLKKLDRSTPQNLLRYKETAPAGDRRSASEREGPGGQPFRSRRYRVGDHRVICLIEDEQLVVLVVGVSHRSEAYR, translated from the coding sequence TTGGCCTGGACACTCCGGATCTCTGAGACGGCCAGGCGCCAGCTCAAGAAGCTGGATCGCTCGACCCCGCAGAACCTTTTGCGGTATAAAGAAACGGCTCCTGCAGGAGACCGACGATCCGCGTCAGAGAGGGAAGGCCCTGGCGGCCAACCGTTCCGGTCTAGGCGCTACCGGGTCGGCGACCACCGGGTGATCTGTCTGATCGAAGATGAGCAGCTTGTCGTGCTGGTGGTCGGAGTCAGCCACAGGAGCGAGGCCTATCGATAA
- the grxD gene encoding Grx4 family monothiol glutaredoxin codes for MDASTRQRIDALITASPVMVFMKGNKLMPQCGFSNNVVQILQSLGVPFETFDVLSDMEIRQGIKEFSDWPTIPQVYVKGEFLGGSDILIEMYNSGELREKLEVALAS; via the coding sequence ATGGATGCCAGCACCCGTCAACGCATCGACGCCCTGATCACCGCCAGCCCGGTGATGGTCTTCATGAAGGGCAACAAACTGATGCCTCAGTGTGGATTCTCTAACAACGTCGTCCAGATCCTGCAGTCGCTGGGTGTGCCTTTCGAAACGTTCGACGTGCTCTCCGACATGGAGATCCGCCAGGGGATCAAGGAGTTCTCCGACTGGCCCACCATTCCCCAGGTGTATGTGAAAGGGGAGTTCCTGGGCGGCTCGGACATCCTCATTGAGATGTACAACAGCGGTGAGCTGCGCGAGAAGCTGGAAGTGGCCCTGGCCTCCTAA
- a CDS encoding response regulator transcription factor, with the protein MDLTPFLENLEGNTFDAMLLSVAVKGKVAIAMKGRFLLRAICESISDRRLIGCAITDEASCLAYLRREPYELLICTDHLEGGNGFELTRKAKELMPGLKAVMLALGDVIPAEYEHAPWLEAVVAEADIVDDQRPLQAAVIAVMGHHSYRSPSLRSGKLPYLSCPRLTPREYEVLDLLASGLSDREIAQKLVVSDETARTYTKRLLQTLSVNNRMQAVLKGVRCGMVQLG; encoded by the coding sequence ATGGATCTCACACCATTCCTGGAGAACCTGGAAGGCAACACCTTCGACGCGATGCTGCTGTCGGTGGCAGTGAAGGGGAAGGTGGCCATCGCCATGAAGGGCCGCTTCCTGCTGCGGGCCATCTGCGAGAGCATCAGCGACCGCCGTTTGATCGGCTGCGCCATCACCGATGAGGCCAGCTGTCTCGCCTATCTGCGCCGGGAGCCCTACGAACTGTTGATCTGCACCGATCACCTGGAGGGCGGCAACGGCTTCGAGCTGACCCGCAAGGCCAAGGAGCTGATGCCCGGCCTCAAGGCGGTGATGCTCGCCCTCGGGGATGTGATTCCCGCCGAATACGAGCACGCCCCCTGGCTGGAGGCCGTTGTGGCGGAGGCCGACATCGTCGACGACCAGCGCCCCCTGCAGGCCGCCGTGATCGCCGTGATGGGGCACCACTCCTACCGCAGCCCCTCGCTGCGCTCGGGCAAGCTCCCCTACCTGAGCTGTCCGCGGCTGACACCGCGGGAGTATGAGGTGCTGGACCTGCTGGCCAGCGGCCTCAGCGACCGGGAGATCGCCCAGAAGCTGGTGGTGAGCGACGAGACCGCCCGCACCTACACCAAGCGTCTGCTGCAGACCCTGAGCGTCAACAACCGCATGCAGGCGGTGCTCAAGGGGGTCCGCTGCGGGATGGTGCAGCTAGGGTGA
- a CDS encoding photosystem II protein Y produces the protein MDLRLLLVAAPILLAVGWAAFNIGRAAVGQLQLMLKRARA, from the coding sequence ATGGACCTCCGGCTGCTGCTCGTCGCTGCTCCGATCCTCCTGGCCGTGGGTTGGGCCGCCTTCAACATCGGCCGCGCCGCCGTGGGTCAGTTGCAACTGATGCTCAAGCGCGCCCGCGCCTGA
- the trmFO gene encoding FADH(2)-oxidizing methylenetetrahydrofolate--tRNA-(uracil(54)-C(5))-methyltransferase TrmFO: MVVVIGAGLAGTEAAWQIAEAGLPVRLVEMRPVRPSPAHHSGDFAELVCSNSFGALSPDRAAGLLQEELRRLGSLVIRTADVHAVPAGGALAVDRGRYSAALTAAVEAHPLVTVERREQLALPDPAEIAVLATGPLTGAALADDLLLFTGRESCHFFDAASPIVEGEGIDLSVAFRASRYDKGDADYINCPMDREQYLAFRTALLEAEKAELKDFEQESATFFEGCLPIEELARRGEDTMRYGPLKPIGLWDPRWGDLHDRDVRRAKRAHAVVQLRQEDKDGRLWNLVGFQTNLKWGEQQRVLRMIPGLENTSFVRFGVMHRNTFLESPELLQPTLQFRQRPTLLAAGQITGTEGYAAAVAGGWLAGTNAVRLVRGLAPLSLPATTMAGALLAFISEAERSGSARKGGFQPMPPSFGLMPELPERIRDKRRRYGAYRDRALADLAAWDAQRQAATSAVAG, from the coding sequence ATGGTCGTCGTCATCGGTGCCGGCCTGGCCGGCACCGAAGCCGCCTGGCAGATCGCCGAAGCCGGACTTCCGGTGCGGCTCGTGGAGATGCGGCCCGTGCGCCCCTCCCCGGCCCACCACAGCGGCGATTTCGCCGAACTGGTCTGCAGCAACAGCTTCGGCGCCCTTTCTCCCGACCGGGCCGCCGGCCTGCTCCAAGAGGAGCTGCGCCGCCTGGGGTCGCTGGTGATCCGTACCGCCGATGTCCATGCGGTGCCCGCCGGAGGCGCCCTGGCCGTTGATCGGGGCCGCTACAGCGCCGCCCTCACGGCGGCCGTTGAGGCCCACCCCCTGGTGACGGTGGAGCGCCGCGAGCAGCTGGCGCTACCGGACCCCGCCGAGATCGCCGTGCTGGCCACCGGGCCCCTCACCGGCGCCGCCCTGGCCGACGACCTGCTGCTCTTCACCGGGCGGGAGTCGTGCCATTTCTTCGATGCCGCCAGCCCGATCGTGGAGGGGGAGGGCATCGACCTGTCGGTGGCCTTCCGGGCCAGCCGCTACGACAAGGGCGACGCCGACTACATCAACTGCCCCATGGACCGGGAGCAGTACCTCGCCTTCCGCACGGCCCTGCTGGAGGCGGAGAAGGCGGAGCTGAAGGATTTCGAGCAGGAGAGCGCCACCTTCTTCGAGGGCTGCCTGCCGATCGAGGAACTGGCCCGCCGCGGCGAGGACACCATGCGCTACGGCCCCCTCAAGCCGATCGGCCTCTGGGATCCGCGCTGGGGCGACCTGCACGACCGCGATGTGCGCCGCGCCAAACGGGCCCATGCCGTGGTGCAGCTGCGCCAGGAGGACAAGGACGGCCGCCTCTGGAACCTCGTCGGCTTCCAGACCAACCTCAAATGGGGCGAGCAACAGCGGGTGCTGCGGATGATCCCCGGGCTGGAGAACACCAGCTTCGTGCGTTTCGGGGTGATGCACCGCAACACCTTCCTGGAGTCCCCCGAGCTGCTGCAGCCCACCCTGCAGTTCCGCCAGCGGCCCACCCTTCTGGCCGCCGGCCAGATCACCGGCACCGAGGGCTACGCCGCCGCGGTGGCGGGCGGCTGGCTGGCCGGCACCAACGCCGTCCGCCTGGTGCGGGGGCTGGCGCCCCTGAGCCTGCCGGCCACCACCATGGCCGGTGCCCTGCTGGCCTTCATCAGCGAGGCCGAGCGCAGCGGCAGCGCCCGCAAGGGGGGCTTCCAGCCCATGCCCCCCAGCTTCGGCCTGATGCCGGAGCTGCCGGAGCGCATCCGCGACAAACGCCGCCGCTATGGCGCCTACCGCGACCGGGCCCTGGCGGATCTGGCCGCCTGGGACGCGCAGCGTCAGGCCGCAACCTCTGCCGTGGCGGGCTGA
- a CDS encoding iron uptake porin encodes MGLPLRHLIPAATAGLLAPLAPLAASAGELNLDAVNRYARSAAGQGQEQVTSINQFSDVKPTDWAFQALANLIERYGCVAGYPNGTYKGGQAMTRYEAAALLNACLDRITEVTDELKRLMAEFEKELAVLRGRVDGLEAKVGDLEATQFSTTTKLSGQATFVIGANAFSGSDTLNVDAARAAVGATTFSYDIQLSFDTSFTGKDLLRTILRAGNFADSAFGGAGPTGGLSTLEAAFQEDCGGPADCGDVVAIDKIFYQFPIGSQFTASVGGRVGQEDMLALWPSAYPSDTILNLFTLNGAPAAYNKNLGPGAGVWWQQGGFSISANYVAANGDGGDPNIGGIGTVASAGTGTVQIGYAKDQWGLAAIYSRIQSGVGVPGTTPFTGLTFEANPNSRTDAFGLSGYWQPAQSGWIPSISVGWGINGTSVDTAQAPGALRTSQSWMVGLQWDDAFLKGNALGMAVGQPVFATALTGDQTPQDGNFAWEWWYKLQVTDTISVTPALFYLSRPLGQDTTPGTTFRQLGGLVKTTFRF; translated from the coding sequence ATGGGCCTTCCCCTGCGTCACCTGATTCCCGCCGCCACCGCCGGTCTGCTGGCCCCCCTGGCCCCGCTCGCGGCCAGCGCCGGCGAGCTGAACCTGGACGCCGTCAACCGCTACGCCAGGTCCGCGGCGGGGCAGGGCCAGGAGCAGGTCACCAGCATCAACCAGTTCTCCGACGTCAAGCCCACCGACTGGGCCTTCCAGGCCCTCGCGAACCTGATCGAGCGCTACGGCTGCGTCGCCGGTTACCCGAACGGCACCTACAAGGGCGGCCAGGCCATGACCCGCTACGAAGCGGCGGCCCTGCTGAACGCTTGCCTCGACCGGATCACCGAGGTGACCGACGAGCTGAAGCGCCTGATGGCCGAGTTCGAGAAGGAACTCGCCGTGCTGCGCGGCCGGGTGGATGGCCTGGAGGCCAAGGTGGGCGACCTGGAGGCCACCCAGTTCTCCACCACCACCAAGCTGAGCGGCCAGGCCACCTTCGTGATCGGTGCCAATGCGTTCTCGGGCAGTGACACCCTCAACGTCGATGCCGCCCGGGCCGCCGTGGGGGCCACCACCTTCAGCTACGACATCCAGCTGAGCTTCGACACCAGCTTCACGGGCAAGGACTTGCTGCGCACGATCCTGCGGGCCGGCAACTTCGCCGATTCCGCCTTCGGCGGCGCCGGTCCCACCGGTGGGCTCTCCACCCTGGAGGCGGCCTTCCAGGAAGACTGCGGTGGCCCCGCCGACTGCGGCGATGTGGTGGCGATCGACAAGATCTTCTACCAGTTCCCGATCGGCAGTCAGTTCACCGCCAGCGTCGGTGGCCGGGTGGGCCAGGAGGACATGCTCGCCCTCTGGCCGAGCGCCTATCCCTCCGACACCATCCTCAACCTGTTCACCCTCAACGGCGCCCCGGCGGCCTACAACAAGAACCTCGGCCCGGGGGCCGGCGTCTGGTGGCAGCAGGGCGGCTTCAGCATCAGCGCCAATTACGTGGCCGCCAACGGCGATGGGGGCGATCCCAACATCGGCGGCATCGGCACCGTGGCTTCGGCCGGCACCGGCACAGTGCAGATCGGCTACGCCAAGGACCAGTGGGGCCTGGCGGCGATCTACTCCCGCATCCAATCGGGCGTCGGTGTGCCCGGCACCACCCCCTTCACGGGCCTCACCTTCGAGGCCAACCCCAACAGCCGCACCGATGCCTTCGGCCTCAGCGGCTACTGGCAGCCAGCCCAGTCCGGCTGGATTCCCTCCATCAGTGTGGGGTGGGGCATCAACGGCACCAGCGTCGACACCGCCCAGGCTCCCGGGGCCCTGCGCACCAGCCAGTCGTGGATGGTGGGCCTGCAGTGGGACGACGCCTTCCTCAAGGGCAACGCCCTGGGCATGGCGGTGGGTCAGCCCGTCTTCGCCACGGCCCTGACAGGCGACCAGACGCCCCAGGACGGCAATTTCGCCTGGGAGTGGTGGTACAAGCTGCAGGTCACCGACACCATCAGCGTCACCCCGGCCCTCTTCTACCTGAGCCGGCCGCTGGGGCAGGACACCACCCCCGGCACCACCTTCCGGCAGCTGGGCGGCCTGGTGAAGACCACCTTCCGCTTCTGA
- a CDS encoding nitrilase-related carbon-nitrogen hydrolase yields the protein MVPDHRLHGVVRPQPPAAGEGLRLGIRQGSGSAGTPEAVEENLERLERLSELAAGQGVQLLAFPELYLTGYIVTPAVARLLAEPVDGPSLGRVAAIALFDRDGSLLRNYRKTHLWGPDEKRCWSAGYHHPEEGRPTRCSR from the coding sequence ATGGTTCCCGACCATCGCCTGCACGGCGTCGTGCGGCCGCAGCCACCGGCCGCCGGCGAGGGCCTGCGGCTGGGGATCCGGCAGGGCAGCGGCAGCGCCGGCACCCCCGAGGCCGTCGAAGAGAACCTGGAGCGCCTGGAGCGGCTCTCTGAGCTGGCGGCGGGGCAGGGAGTGCAGCTGCTGGCCTTCCCCGAGCTCTATCTCACCGGCTACATCGTCACGCCCGCGGTCGCGCGGCTGCTGGCGGAACCGGTGGACGGCCCCAGCCTGGGGCGGGTGGCCGCCATCGCCCTGTTCGACCGAGACGGCAGCCTGCTGCGCAACTACCGCAAGACCCACCTCTGGGGACCGGACGAGAAGCGCTGCTGGAGCGCCGGCTACCACCATCCCGAGGAGGGGCGGCCTACACGGTGCAGCCGGTGA
- a CDS encoding response regulator transcription factor: MPVAQDKLTDPGGTPRRVLVVDPHATLRTVLAQRLRQDGHLAAAVATAREALEICQEQSPDLLVSAELLEETSALRLAAQLHCQVMVLTARSGSEPVVALLDAGADDVLRKPFGLEELAARCRTLLRRSGSGLQERVCVGPLEVHLLLRQVTLRDQPVELSPREFALLCALLMPPGVVRSRQELLRMAWPPFSGGPRSVDTQVLTLRRKLEQAGLGEGGAIETMRQQGYRFSLDTLPEMSEEAAGAAGSSLLVSSPTTASRLN, translated from the coding sequence ATGCCCGTGGCCCAGGACAAGCTGACTGATCCAGGAGGAACCCCTCGCCGCGTCCTGGTGGTCGACCCCCACGCGACCCTCCGCACCGTTCTCGCCCAGCGTCTCCGCCAGGATGGGCACCTGGCCGCCGCCGTCGCCACTGCCCGCGAAGCCCTGGAGATCTGCCAGGAGCAGTCCCCCGATCTGCTGGTGAGCGCCGAACTGCTCGAGGAGACCTCGGCCTTGCGCCTCGCCGCCCAGCTGCATTGCCAGGTGATGGTGCTCACGGCCCGCTCCGGCTCGGAGCCCGTGGTGGCCCTTCTCGATGCCGGTGCCGATGACGTGCTGCGCAAGCCCTTCGGTCTCGAGGAGCTCGCCGCCCGCTGCCGCACCCTGCTGCGCCGCAGCGGCAGCGGCCTCCAGGAACGGGTCTGCGTGGGCCCCCTGGAGGTGCACCTGCTGCTGCGCCAGGTCACCCTGCGCGACCAGCCCGTGGAGCTCAGCCCGCGGGAGTTCGCCCTGCTCTGCGCCCTGCTGATGCCCCCGGGGGTGGTGCGCAGTCGCCAGGAACTGCTGCGCATGGCCTGGCCCCCCTTCAGTGGCGGCCCCCGCTCGGTCGACACCCAGGTGCTCACCCTGCGCCGCAAGCTCGAGCAGGCAGGACTGGGAGAGGGCGGCGCGATTGAAACGATGCGGCAGCAGGGCTACCGCTTCAGCCTCGACACCCTGCCGGAGATGAGCGAGGAGGCTGCCGGTGCAGCCGGCTCCAGTCTGCTGGTGTCGTCCCCCACCACCGCCTCCCGCCTCAACTGA
- a CDS encoding lysophospholipid acyltransferase family protein, whose translation MVSQRERSLCNGISPWLSPVAMVVTIDLALRGYFGELTVLDREHLPRDGAVLLAPTHRARWDALMLPWAAGRRVTGRDCRFMVTADEMKGLQGWFLHRLGCFPVNQGRPTLASLRFSVELLACGQQLVVFPEGRIRREDGPIRLHQGLARLALLAASQGVDVPVVPVGLAYGHADPRPGDQAAVCFGRPLRAAGQGRQAALDFSAELAAAMESAEQAARLVVGRPIGSP comes from the coding sequence TTGGTCAGCCAGCGGGAGCGTTCCCTCTGCAACGGCATCAGCCCCTGGCTGTCCCCGGTGGCGATGGTGGTCACCATCGACCTGGCGCTGCGGGGCTATTTCGGCGAGCTGACGGTGCTCGATCGCGAGCACCTGCCCCGCGACGGTGCGGTGCTCCTGGCCCCCACCCATCGGGCCCGCTGGGACGCCCTCATGCTCCCCTGGGCGGCGGGCCGCCGGGTCACAGGCCGGGACTGCCGCTTCATGGTCACGGCCGATGAGATGAAGGGGCTTCAGGGATGGTTCCTGCACCGTCTCGGCTGCTTCCCGGTGAATCAGGGGCGGCCCACCCTGGCCAGCCTGCGGTTCTCGGTGGAACTGCTGGCCTGCGGTCAGCAGCTGGTGGTGTTCCCCGAGGGCCGCATCCGCCGCGAGGACGGTCCGATCCGTCTGCACCAGGGGCTGGCCCGCCTGGCCCTGCTGGCCGCCAGCCAGGGCGTGGACGTGCCGGTGGTCCCGGTGGGCCTCGCCTATGGCCACGCCGATCCCCGCCCCGGTGACCAGGCCGCCGTCTGTTTCGGCCGCCCCCTGCGGGCGGCGGGCCAGGGACGCCAGGCGGCCCTGGACTTCAGCGCCGAGCTCGCCGCCGCCATGGAGTCGGCCGAGCAAGCGGCCCGCCTCGTGGTGGGTCGCCCGATCGGCTCCCCGTAA
- a CDS encoding DUF6761 family protein yields the protein MTALQHPDAIRHFQSLCDACQALSDRHHGPSELRLYADGYLHALRRTAVLDHHSQRRLEELIDRWIQDPSSFLGPDGQPRLLMERSR from the coding sequence ATGACAGCACTCCAACACCCCGACGCGATCCGCCACTTCCAGTCCCTGTGTGATGCCTGCCAGGCCCTGTCCGACCGTCACCACGGACCCTCCGAGCTCCGCCTGTACGCGGACGGCTACCTCCATGCTCTGCGTCGCACAGCCGTGCTGGATCACCACTCGCAGCGCCGGCTGGAGGAGTTGATCGACCGCTGGATCCAGGACCCCTCCAGCTTCCTGGGGCCAGACGGCCAGCCCAGACTGCTGATGGAGCGGAGCCGTTAG